A DNA window from Mya arenaria isolate MELC-2E11 chromosome 17, ASM2691426v1 contains the following coding sequences:
- the LOC128224008 gene encoding uncharacterized protein LOC128224008 isoform X1 has product MLSQVAGSAQSTRSAERTKRCIRITAWATRILALLSIVFCIVAFVTIGEYVFGIFMMVTAILSVMSPLNFNCCCYSDCSRNTKAEKAIGHWGVIVWMFLSNIGYIVMFGYSWYYWVASRDSYYYRGSRYDNNYNKNYSYYYPNHDISLLDTVFAMSLLITFFLSIFNLYSLCLVYKYGCCFMNEVDKEHSQQSVETVVVMNQHISTIGGGIPVNGVQFTNAAVGAQQPFTNPGMQYPQYQPYPAGPHYMATPLPQAVGVTTDSVGVSFPPTMAEPVGQASSPPPYAEADPNEKQPQ; this is encoded by the exons ATGCTCTCACAAG ttgCTGGAAGTGCACAAAGCACGAGATCCGCTGAGCGCACCAAGAGATGTATCCGTATCACAGCATGGGCCACACGAATTCTAGCTCTCCTCAGCATCGTGTTTTGTATCGTGGCCTTTGTGACAATAGGAGAATATGTGTTTGGAATCTTCATGATGGTCACAGCAATCCTT AGTGTTATGAGCCCGTTAAACTTCAACTGTTGCTGCTACTCGGATTGTTCAAGAAACACAAAGGCTGAGAAA GCAATCGGACATTGGGGTGTCATTGTGTGGATGTTCTTGAGCAACATTGGATACATCGTTATGTTTGGGTACAGCTGGTACTATTGGGTGGCATCTAGAGATAGCTATTACTATAGAGGTTCCAGATATGACAACAATTATAACAAGAATTATAGCTACTACTACCCTAATCACGACATTTCTTTGCTGGACACAGTATTTGCAATGTCTCTGCTTATCACGTTCTTCCTATCGATATTCAACCTTTACTCGCTTTGCCTTGTCTACAAGTACGGTTGTTGCTTCATGAATGAAGTCGATAAGGAACACTCTCAGCAAAGCGTTGAAACAGTAGTCGTGATGAATCAACATATATCCACGATCGGAGGCGGTATTCCGGTTAAC GGTGTACAGTTTACAAATGCTGCAGTGGGTGCTCAGCAACCGTTTACCAACCCTGGGATGCAGTACCCTCAATACCAGCCATATCCTGCCGGACCTCATTACATGGCTACACCTTTACCACAAGCTGTTGGTGTAACAACTGACTCAGTTGGCGTATCTTTTCCACCAACAATGGCGGAACCAGTTGGACAGGCTTCTAGCCCTCCACCATACGCTGAAGCTGATCCGAATGAGAAACAACCACAGTGA
- the LOC128224008 gene encoding uncharacterized protein LOC128224008 isoform X2, which yields MHTQVAGSAQSTRSAERTKRCIRITAWATRILALLSIVFCIVAFVTIGEYVFGIFMMVTAILSVMSPLNFNCCCYSDCSRNTKAEKAIGHWGVIVWMFLSNIGYIVMFGYSWYYWVASRDSYYYRGSRYDNNYNKNYSYYYPNHDISLLDTVFAMSLLITFFLSIFNLYSLCLVYKYGCCFMNEVDKEHSQQSVETVVVMNQHISTIGGGIPVNGVQFTNAAVGAQQPFTNPGMQYPQYQPYPAGPHYMATPLPQAVGVTTDSVGVSFPPTMAEPVGQASSPPPYAEADPNEKQPQ from the exons ATGCATACTCAAG ttgCTGGAAGTGCACAAAGCACGAGATCCGCTGAGCGCACCAAGAGATGTATCCGTATCACAGCATGGGCCACACGAATTCTAGCTCTCCTCAGCATCGTGTTTTGTATCGTGGCCTTTGTGACAATAGGAGAATATGTGTTTGGAATCTTCATGATGGTCACAGCAATCCTT AGTGTTATGAGCCCGTTAAACTTCAACTGTTGCTGCTACTCGGATTGTTCAAGAAACACAAAGGCTGAGAAA GCAATCGGACATTGGGGTGTCATTGTGTGGATGTTCTTGAGCAACATTGGATACATCGTTATGTTTGGGTACAGCTGGTACTATTGGGTGGCATCTAGAGATAGCTATTACTATAGAGGTTCCAGATATGACAACAATTATAACAAGAATTATAGCTACTACTACCCTAATCACGACATTTCTTTGCTGGACACAGTATTTGCAATGTCTCTGCTTATCACGTTCTTCCTATCGATATTCAACCTTTACTCGCTTTGCCTTGTCTACAAGTACGGTTGTTGCTTCATGAATGAAGTCGATAAGGAACACTCTCAGCAAAGCGTTGAAACAGTAGTCGTGATGAATCAACATATATCCACGATCGGAGGCGGTATTCCGGTTAAC GGTGTACAGTTTACAAATGCTGCAGTGGGTGCTCAGCAACCGTTTACCAACCCTGGGATGCAGTACCCTCAATACCAGCCATATCCTGCCGGACCTCATTACATGGCTACACCTTTACCACAAGCTGTTGGTGTAACAACTGACTCAGTTGGCGTATCTTTTCCACCAACAATGGCGGAACCAGTTGGACAGGCTTCTAGCCCTCCACCATACGCTGAAGCTGATCCGAATGAGAAACAACCACAGTGA